From Acetobacteroides hydrogenigenes, one genomic window encodes:
- a CDS encoding porin — MKRTGIIMAGMLLLGVASTSYAQEFKPDYIRNNAVLQIETRVDAKTEFDGDIFKTYGECKNFNFVLKGKLSERISYKFRHRLNRATVGDDKFLNATDHAWIAFNASDNFVITAGKQTVALGGFEYDYAPIDMYIPSILYDNIPGYKIGLDFGYLFGKNDWHFQVVNGSLAPSEKDATHSYLTYSFALNGQYVDGINYRHSVNFYEYGKGKFINMIALGHQFNIGKFCLEADLTNRAYTDDMELFKDYTLTGNFKYDFGKVVGFVKLGYDENGYEVPTPNVIGAREAQMIYGFGIEYFPFTSRSIRFHGYYSNCRYDMLNTAKTGTNLINIGLRWDVRVL; from the coding sequence ATGAAAAGGACAGGAATAATTATGGCAGGGATGCTTCTACTTGGAGTAGCATCAACGTCATATGCTCAGGAGTTTAAACCAGATTACATACGGAACAATGCGGTTCTGCAAATTGAAACACGTGTAGATGCAAAAACGGAGTTTGATGGAGATATTTTTAAAACTTACGGTGAATGTAAGAACTTCAACTTTGTGCTAAAGGGGAAACTATCGGAAAGGATAAGCTACAAGTTCCGTCATCGACTAAATAGGGCAACTGTAGGCGATGACAAATTCCTCAATGCAACCGACCACGCATGGATTGCTTTTAATGCTTCTGATAATTTTGTCATTACAGCGGGTAAGCAAACTGTTGCGTTGGGTGGTTTCGAGTACGACTATGCTCCAATCGATATGTATATCCCTAGTATTCTTTATGATAATATTCCGGGATATAAGATAGGGTTGGATTTCGGCTATCTTTTTGGAAAAAACGATTGGCACTTTCAGGTAGTAAATGGCTCATTAGCGCCTAGCGAAAAGGATGCAACGCACTCGTACTTAACTTATAGTTTCGCACTAAATGGCCAATATGTAGATGGAATTAACTACCGGCACTCGGTTAACTTTTACGAGTATGGTAAAGGTAAATTCATCAACATGATAGCACTTGGACATCAGTTTAATATCGGTAAGTTTTGCTTAGAGGCCGATTTGACTAACCGGGCTTATACTGATGATATGGAACTTTTCAAAGATTATACTTTGACAGGGAACTTTAAGTATGATTTTGGTAAGGTTGTAGGATTTGTAAAACTTGGATATGATGAAAACGGGTACGAAGTGCCAACTCCAAATGTAATAGGAGCACGTGAGGCTCAGATGATTTACGGTTTTGGTATTGAGTATTTCCCATTTACATCTCGGAGTATTCGTTTCCATGGCTACTATTCAAACTGTAGGTATGATATGCTAAACACCGCAAAAACAGGGACAAATCTTATTAATATAGGTTTGCGCTGGGATGTTAGAGTGCTATAA